The genome window CGAAAACAATCCGGTAGCTCGTATAAAACAGATTTATCAACGAGTTAGATCATCCCAAACCGCATGGCAGGATGCCAGGAAGAGACAAAAATTGGAAAAATTATTGGGGCAGATTGAAGATCTGATAGAGGATAATCCTCCTTTATCCTGATTACTCAGCAGCCGTTTAGCATCAGTGGGAGCATCGGTAAGGGTTGAGGTAGCTCTTTATCACTGTTCTGCCAGCATTTTGTAAATTTCCCGCTTAACCTGAGTCAGCAACTCACGAACTCGATTAGCTTGCTCCAAATTGCCACTGAGAGCAACCTGGGCAACTGCATCATTGACCCGGGTTAAGGTCTGTCGCAACTCAATCAATTCAGAAGGCTTATTATCTGTAAAACGACCGGAGGCGTTTCTTGAATCAAACTGCCTCTGGCGATCGCCCAGGAATTGTTTACCACTCTCGGTGATCGTGTAAACCCGCTTGCCTTCAACTTCCTTACTGGTTAGATATCCCGCATTCTCCAACATCTGAAGCGTTGGATAAACAGGTGGTGTTCCAAACCTGTTGATAACCTCTGTAAGACCCCCTGTAGTCTCCCTTACCAAGGGGGACGGCGACAGCCGGGGGTTAGTAGCAACAGATCTGAAACACTACCCATTTACCCATACAAATCCAATCAATGAACAGAGCAGTGAATTGTTGTATGCACTAGCTCAACAAGCCGCTTTATCCATTCAATTAACACGATTAGCAGAAGAGGCAAAACAAGCGGCGGTTTTTCAGGAACGCTCTTATATCGCCACTGAAGTTCATGACACCTTGGCTCAAGACTTCGCTGGAGTGCTGATGCAACTCCAAGCGTTCACTGCCCTCAACCCCCTTGATTCCAATCAAGCACAAATCCATTTCACTCGTGCCCAAGACCTCTGTAAACGTGGACTGGTAGAAGCGCGGCGTTCAGTTTGGTGCTTGCAGCAGGATAGTGATCAATACAGCCATCTGCTTGGGTTAGTGCAGCACTTCACCGAACAACTCAGCGTTAGCTCTCCCATGCCAATTCATTTTGAGTCGCAAGGCGAGCCTTATCCAATTAACCCTGAATTTGGCAGACACTTACTGCGTATCGTGCAA of Oscillatoria sp. FACHB-1407 contains these proteins:
- a CDS encoding PadR family transcriptional regulator, with the protein product MVRETTGGLTEVINRFGTPPVYPTLQMLENAGYLTSKEVEGKRVYTITESGKQFLGDRQRQFDSRNASGRFTDNKPSELIELRQTLTRVNDAVAQVALSGNLEQANRVRELLTQVKREIYKMLAEQ
- a CDS encoding sensor histidine kinase, whose translation is MLYALAQQAALSIQLTRLAEEAKQAAVFQERSYIATEVHDTLAQDFAGVLMQLQAFTALNPLDSNQAQIHFTRAQDLCKRGLVEARRSVWCLQQDSDQYSHLLGLVQHFTEQLSVSSPMPIHFESQGEPYPINPEFGRHLLRIVQESLANAIRHANAHAIQVQLLYASEQIAIEIQDDGCGFDSQNPPPSGFGLQGMQQRASLIGAQLTIISQPGRGTAIMVNLPIA